DNA from Diabrotica virgifera virgifera chromosome 10, PGI_DIABVI_V3a:
TGGTATCATCCTGGTTGCTCTTTTCCCCAACGCCACTCATATTCTCCAACCAGCCGATGTTTCAATTTTTAAACCTTTGAAAACTGGTTGGCAGACAATAGTAAGAACATGGAAATTTGAAAACTTTCCGAAGGATGTAACAAAGTATACATTTGCAACCATTCTAAGtacggtttttaaaaaatatgcaacGGAAAGTACAATACGCAACGGTTTTAGAAAATGTGGACTGTTTCCGTTTGAAAAAAGTAATGTTGATTACACCAAATGTGTTTCCACTCGGCAAGTTGTAGATCCTACAAATCTATCAGATATTAAAAACACAATTATTACAAAAGGGAATATATTATCCGAACTTGAGAAAAAAATACCACCACTTGAATTGGTggtattttttttgaaaggtttGGGCAGAATTTAAAAATGAAGCTTTATTAGTAACAAATAAACATAAACATGTCACTGGGGAGGATGACTCTAACTTAATGGAAGGAAATGAAGAAATGTCAATATCGTTTTCAGTTCCAACAGCGTCAACTTCAACTCCAAACGGTAAGCAGAGAGAAGAGAGTGTAATTCTTCCAAATGAAGAACAGTCACAGAACGGGAACAGCACTATTTTACAAGATAAAAGTACTACTTCACTAAATGTTTCAGAGTCATTTCTTTCACCGGATAAATTAGAAAACGTTGCGCTGTATAAGGACAAAGAAGACCAAGGATATGTGGTTAGCACTCCTTTCAAAAAATGTCTCATTTTTCCTAAGACTCCTGAAAAAGAACCACCCAAAAGAAAACGAAAAATATTTCCAGCAGTTGTATCCACTACACTTTACAGGGCCCATTATGATAATATAACGTCTAAAAGTGGCCCTTCAAAACAAtcacaaattaaaataaaaaagcctGCAGTAAAGAGAAAAGTAATAAGCGAATCTGAATCTTCTGCCGATGATGTTCCTTACTGTGATGAAGATCTAGATGCGAGTGATGTTGAAAATTATACGATCAAGAATATTCATGATGGAGATTTTGTTATTATCAAATACAATGGAAATCTTTATCCAGGTAACATTctataactataatatatttgttGTTTCCGTCTCCTAACAGAATTATGTTTTAATGATCAAAATTTTTCTTTGTTCTAGGAAAAGTGATAAAAGCTAACCAGGAAGGAGCAGAAGTTTCGTCAATGGAAAAAGCAGGCTATGACTGGAAATGGCcagaaaaagaagatgtattattttatttttatgaggACATTAAAAAGATTATAAGGGAACCATTAGTTAAAGGCAAACGGGGTTATTACTCAGTACCAGAACTATCTAGTTTTCTTTAAAGTGCGTTATACAATTTTTaagtgaaacatttttttgtaggACATCACGGGCGTAGCCAGGTTTTAGTTTTGGGAGGGGTTTAAGAAAATAAAACGACAAAAAGTACATAAAATAACCCTTATATtcataagaaaaattttataaatctTAATATTTAACTTTTAGGGGGGGGGGGTTGAAACCCGAAACCCCCCCCTGGCTACGCCCATGGGACATAAGTTTACATTTTGCTATGTTTTTTTTTGAATGGTTGTTAAAAATTTCAGCAATGTAACGCAGTGAAAagcttatataaaaatatatttgataaAGTGTCCATTACTAAATTATCGAGAGTCCATCACTAGAGTTTTTGTGACCATTACTGGCGATTTTGGCATTTGtgtagcaaaaaatatttttttggaaaaacaatttttttttagttatttactTGGATGTATATGAAAGTATATACCTTTCTTAGTATCCTAGCacagtaaaaaaaaattgtaagtcAAATACTTCATTAGAACgaataaaaatagtacaaaattttctcttgGGTGTCCATTACTAGTGCACTTACCCtacaattaattttttaatattttttaccatacaattaaaacaattaagaAATGAACTATTAGTCCAATAGTAGGTAAATATGTATGTACCGactcagggccggcgataacgggcctgcaagggatgcactgcaggcgggcgcccctgtttggggagCGCCAAATtgagcttttttctgctggtgctatacaaaatatgtactaatttaaaagaaaccgaagggtgcctgtgctagttttgcaggcggacGCTTTATACGATAGCGCCGGTACTGTACCTACTTTTTACAAGTATGTGCTACGCATATCCGTTTAAAGAATATtcgataaataaataaacttttacgaatattccgagatactacgtacacgaatgtgctcagtatattcggtacgagaatattcttttaagtatatgcaaaaaacatgaaatttagaatgttttttatggtacatgctatgcttgtactacgcatatactaaaaagaatatactctgacgaatgttggtagtatatgctttgaacatgatgcgaacatcattgttatgtgagtacttaaaagtcttacaactcttaccTAATAGTCTGTTCTAAACTTAAGTTCAAATCTGCAACCTCGGATCCAATACATAAGTATTCGGTCTAAGACATAATCATCTTCAGTTCCCATATCTCATACTCTTCCTTTAATTTCCTTATCATATATTCCATATTCTTGTACAAGACATGGAGGACATGGAATAAGCCTTATTGACAATAAATTCAATAAGATGACATTTATTACAGCTTACTCTAAAGATAAATCAGTTGCTGTGGATGCAGCAAAAGAGTATCTTCAAGGGTGAGTGCTATTACTCCTGCTGTGACATTTGGCTGCCAATGACTTTCTAACTGTTAAATAGCTTTGGTTGTTTGGTTGCATGAGATGAGTTTATATTATACGTATAACCTCGTCGTCACAATTAGGTTCAAGCATGATAGAGTTATATCTAGCTTAATGCAAACTgccctaaatacagggtgtttcattgggaaagtaacatacgttaactgtagaaagaggacactcaggcggtctcaaaaatactaTACTTAATGGGTATTACTACATTAaaaacaaagatactgggtgttttatctatttcgccattttattatttggttcataactttttaaccacacgatatatttattttatatttggcacgcaaatattctttaaggtgtacaatgaattaatttatttacaattgtaaaaaatccaggtccggattaaaaaatattggaaaaatattccgacccaaaaacaacaccctgtacattaaatttttttaaaatggatttttcagttgaaaagaggatgaaaaactaaaattagtggtatactttgaattttcgacaaaatgatttttttggtcaaattttgaatttgaattctcaAATTATGTgcattgcgagagctctaagtagaaaaaaatttaaatacaacaacttacaacttgttaaccgcactgtatatttattttatatttaacacgcgaatattttTTAAGGTGtccaattaattaatttatttgcaattataaaaaatccaggtccggattaaaaaatattgtaaaaatgttccgacccaaaaaacgccctgtatattaaatttttttaaaatggactttgcatttgaaaagagaatgaaaaactaaatttagtggtaaactttgaatttttggcaaaatgatttttctgataaCATTTTGAATTTggattctgaaattatgtcaattgcgagagctttaagtagaaaaaatcaaaatgcgacttaattttaattttaattaatacccttgtttaatctaaattggtaaaatattaacatttcattgtttttttattatgtgtgacaaatagtttatggcgaatattcatctttaaataatgaataaataataaaaagtcaatAAATAATACATCAatttaatcaacaaagtatctaaaaattataacaaaacagctaAAATTTGCAGCATAgtaactattcaaaactaaagtacttattcaaaattaccaccatcaaaaattattgttatgtgtcaaaatgttaatattttaccaatttagatttaataatggtattaattaaaattaagtcttattttaattttttttttactttgagcttATCAATTCACacaatttcagaattcaaattcaaaattttaccagaaaaatcacaTTGCctaaaattcaaagtataccactaaatttagtttttcatcctctttttaaatgcaaaatccattttaaaaaacttaatatacagggtgtttttattgggttggaacatttatgcaatattttttaatccggacctggattttttataactgtaagtaaattaataaattgaatagaatagaataaaatagaatagaatagaatagaatagaatagaaatatgctttattgtcactgaaaatttttacaattttatggacaaagcttacatacagtcaaaagaaaaataatatcaacaacaaataacaaataacaactacaatttactaaaattagataaatcgtcaatatacagtaaatatgatataaatccaaagacaaaaacaattaattgcaaaatttatataaattgcaaattgaacatacttacaacaaataaaatacattaggaattgacagtttaagctactgcgtatgaaacccaattttcttagttatctattcattaagaaattcttctaatgaataatatggtcttttagatagataggctttggtcattttacggaactttgggaaagatgttgcagatttaagttgtaaagggagatggttgtaaagtttttttgcggaatataatatagatttgtagTAATAGaatatatagaatatagaatacatagaataatatagatttctttactaactcagtggatgggatcggtaaataaatatcaaagattgaatttctggtggagtaaatatGATTGGGCcgtgctggaaagacatgaaggtgtttacgaattaaacaaaccgtttctagaatatataaagatggaagtgttagaATTTCGTGatttctgaagtaacttctgcaatgtgtagatcttctgaggccaaacagatatcttattgctcttttttgcaatttaaaaataacatcaaattgagcagctatactagaaccccaaaaaggaagaccatatcgaagatgagactcgaacaacgaaaaatatgttattttagaagatgctaaattgagttcccttgagacagatcttattgaatagcaagctgaggcgagtttcttacttaaccaatcgatatgaagggaccatttgaggttgctgtctaaaaaaataccaaaaattttacagaatcaacggtactgatctggctgttattaagaggcaaaggttgaagagctcctttataggataatgctactggtTTGTCTAtattaaaggagagtaaattagagtcagaccaggtctttatcgtcagtagatccgaagttatagtttcatgaagagatgcaatagttgagttgctccaagtgatactggtatcatcagcaaaaagaaaaattttcccatcgatttttaaattagtgatgtcatttataaagataaggaacagaagagaaCCCAacactgaaccttgtggtactccacatacaatgttttttgaGACTAGTCAGTATCATTtactctaactagttgtttcctattattcaagtaggattggaaccaattcaaagaaatacctctaattccatagaaatttagttttttaatcaagatgtcgtaatttacacaatcaaaagctttggcatagtcacagaaaacagtggcagtataaa
Protein-coding regions in this window:
- the LOC126893231 gene encoding uncharacterized protein LOC126893231; this translates as MEGNEEMSISFSVPTASTSTPNGKQREESVILPNEEQSQNGNSTILQDKSTTSLNVSESFLSPDKLENVALYKDKEDQGYVVSTPFKKCLIFPKTPEKEPPKRKRKIFPAVVSTTLYRAHYDNITSKSGPSKQSQIKIKKPAVKRKVISESESSADDVPYCDEDLDASDVENYTIKNIHDGDFVIIKYNGNLYPGKVIKANQEGAEVSSMEKAGYDWKWPEKEDVLFYFYEDIKKIIREPLVKGKRGYYSVPELSSFL